TGCGCCTTGTCGATCGCCGCGAGCTGGCCGACGAGATCGGCATTCCTCCGCTTCTCCGCGGTGACGTCGGTTGCGAACTTGACGACCTTGAAGGGCCTTCCCTTCTCGTCCAGCACGGGATTGTAAGAGGCGAGAATCCAGACGTCGCGACCGCCCTTTCCGATCCGCCTGAACTCACCGGACTGAAGCTCGCCACGATTGAGGGCGGCCCAGAACTCGCGGTAGGCGGCGCCGTCGCGTTGATCGGAGGGCATGAATAGGCTGTGATGTTTGCCCTGGATTTCGGCGAGGGAGTACCCCAACGCGTTGAGGAAATTGTCGTTGGCGGTCACGACGGTCCCGTCGAGATTGAACTCGATCACGGCCTGCGCGCGGCTTATGGCGGCGGCCTGGGCCTCGAAATTGAGATTTTGCAGGCGAATCGACGCATCGGCCCACTCGACCGCCGTGCCGGCGCGCCTTCCATCCGGATGCTTCAACGGCGTCGCAACCAGATCGAAGCTCCACTGACCAATCTTGATTGTTGCGCGATGCTTGGAATTGAGAGCCTCGAGCATCCGCCGCTGATGGCTGGGATTCTTGTGGAAGATGTCGATGTTGCTGCCGATCAGGCGATCGACGCTAAACTGCGGCAGATCCTTCTTGAGATCGGCTTCCGCGTTTCGCAGAAGGCGGGTCACGGACTCGTTCATATAGACAATGTTCAGGTTCTCGTCTGCGATCATGACGTTTGCGTCGATGACCTTGGCGGCCAGCAACGCGTACGCATCGAAACTCGGCTTGCGTCCAAACATCAATGCTCTCCGTATGAATGCGCCAAATAAACCGCGCGTCCAGGGGACCTCATAAGCTCGTGCCGGCAGTGCGAGAATCTGGCGAGCGGGACATCTTTGCAGATAAAGCTCGAAGAAAGTTCTAATAGACTTGTCGGAAATCGGCGGTCCGGAGTCGCGCGCCGCTTTGAAACGGAGCCGGTTCACCGCAGAGTTGTCCTGTCGCGCCATGCTGTCGCGAGCGGCCGTAGCACTACGGTCGCGGCCGCGCTTTGAGCGCGCGCCGCCCATTCCACCACAGCGTCAGATTCCACGTCACGCAGGTTGCAAGCGCAAGAGACAGGCCTACCGCCGATCCTAATTTCACGACCGCGACGTGCAGCACCGCGATCGCCATGCCGAAGCCGAGTAGACCCCAGGCAGAGTTGGCAAGCACAGCGGCGGTCGGCGGACCGCCGATGCGCGGGTGCAGGATCACCATCATGCTGGTGAAGACGATCGGATAAAGCGCGATGATACCGCTAACACGCGGCCCGACCCAGCCTGACGTTGACACCACGATGGCAACGAGGGTTGCGACCAGCGCAGCGCGGAAGGGAATGTCATACCAGCGGCGCGTCACCAGCGGCATCTTCACATGGCGATAACGCGCCAGCAGCGGAATGCAGATACCGAACGCGATCAGGTTGGCGGCAAGCCCCGCCGTGAGCGACCAGTCGAACTGGCGGATGATCGAGGCAAGCACAATCCAGACCGCGACTGCCGTACCGCAGCTGACGATGAGGTTGCGCCGCTGCGCCAGCACCACGTAGGTGAGCCCAAGGAAGATCGTCGCGGCGTTGACGGGAAGGCTCGCCAGCGCACCCTGCGCGATGAAGCCGGCATCGTGATCGAGCGAGAGGAAGACGTAGGAAGGACCGGCCGAGATCGGCAAGGTCGCGACCAGTCCCCCAATCACGGGGCCTGAGCGCTCGGCGACGATCGACGCCGTCACGACAAACGCCGCAGCGATCGCCATGCGCAGGAGAACGAAGAGGAGGAAGGTGAGTTCGGCGGGCATTTTTTCTTCTTACCCTCCCCTGGAGGGTCCGAGACGAGCGCAGCTCGCTCGTGGGTCGCAGTGCATGGAGCGAAGCGGAATGCGCAGCGGGGTGGGGTGACGGTCTGTCGACGGAAGCGGTGCCGAGTGGAGAGATCATCCCACCCCGCTCGCGCTGCGCGCGATCGACCCTCCCCCTCCAGGGGAGGGTAAGGAAGTCACATCCTCTGCATCGACACCGACACCTTCGGGCCGTTCTTGATGGTCTGGTAGACCACGCAATAGCGCTCGGTGAGTTTCAGCAGGAGGTCGAGCTTGTCCTGCGGCGCGTCGGTGTCGATCTCGAAGCGCAGGCGGATTTCGGCGAAGCCGACCGGGGTCTCCTTGTCGACGCCGAGCGTGCCGCGGAAGTCGAGATCACCTTCAGCGTAGACATTGCCGGTTTTCAGCGGCACATCGATCGCGGTCGCGACCGATTTCAGTGTGACGCCGGCGCAGGCGACCAGCGCCTCGAGCAGCATGTCGCCGGAGCAGAGCTCAAGCCCGGAGCCGCCGGTCGCCGGATGGAGGCCTGCCACCGCGAGCGCGCGGCCGGTCTCGACCTTGCAGGCGATTCCGTCGCTGTCGGTCGAGCCCTTGGCCTTCAGCGTGATCAGCGCGGCTTTCGGATCGGTCTTGTAGCGTTCCTTGATCGGGGCCTGCATCTGGCGGAGTTCTGCGGCATCCATTTTTGTTCTCTCCCGGAAGATCGCCCCTCGATGTACCGGCTGGGAGCAAAATTGTCACCACCACATCGCCTGGCCGGGACCCTGGGTTGCGTCACGGTCAGGCACGTTGCGATCGAGCGAGCGGTCGAGCGAGGTCAAGACGTTGCGCTTGAAACTGTCGAACAGCGGCGAGTTGCGGTCGCGCGGGCGCGCCAGATTGATCTCGATCTGGTCGAAAAGCCGGCCCGGCCGCGGCCGCATCACGAGCACGCGATCGGCCAGCACCACGGCCTCGTCGACGTCGTGGGTGACCAGGATCAGCGTCGGGCGCGTATCGGCCCAGAGGTCGAGCAGATGATCCTGGAGATCCCTGCGGGTGAAGGCATCGAGCGCCGAAAACGGCTCGTCGAGCAGCAGCACTTCGGGCTGCGGCACCAGCGCACGCGCGATCGCGACGCGCTGCGCCTGCCCGCCCGAGAGCTCGCGCGGCCAGGCCTCGGCCTTGTCGGCAAGCCCGACGCGATCGAGCGCCCGCGCAACTTTTTCGCGCCGCTCGCCGGCGGGAAGGTCCGCAAGGCCGAAGCCGATGTTGCCGGCGACACTGAGCCAGGGCAGCAGCCGCGGCTCCTGAAAGATGATGCCAATCTTGGCATGCGGCGCCGTGATCGTCTCGTTGTCGAGCGTCACTGCACCCGTGCTGGCGCGATCGAGGCCCGCGATGGCGCGCAGTAGCGTGGACTTGCCGCAGCCGGAACCGCCGATGATGGCGACGATCTCGCCTTGCTTGATCGCGGCGGAGAACCGCGCCAGCGCCTCGACGCCATTGGGATAGGTTTTGCTCACCCGTTCGAGCGCCAGCATCACGCCCCTCCCCGCTCGCGCCCAAAGGCATCCTGCCAGCGGAGCAGCGGCGCCGTTGCGATCTCGATCAGCCAGTCGGTGAGCTTGCCGAGGATGGCGAAGATCACGATGGCGGCGAGGATCTGCGCCGGCTTGCCGAGCTGCTGGCCATCGAGCAGGAGATAGCCGAGACCTTCGGAGGCACCGATCAATTCGGCCGCGACCACGAACATCCAGCCCAGCCCGAGGCCGACGCGCAGCGAGACCACATAGGCCGGCAACACCGCGGGCAGCAGGATGCGGCGGATCATGGCCGGGCCCGGGAGACGGAAGACGCGGCCGACCTCGACGATCTTGCGATCGACCGAGAGGATCGCACCCATCACCCCGAGATAGACCGGAAAGAACACGCCGACCGCGATCAGCACGATCTTCGAGGTCTCGAAAATGCCAAGCCACAGGATGAACAGCGGCACCCAGGCGAGCGACGGGATCGCGCGCAGCGCCTGGATGGTCGGATCGAGCAGCCGGCGCGCCAGCGCCCAATAGCCGGAGACGGCCCCGAGCAGCGTGCCCGCGACGACACCGAGAGCGAAGCCGAGGCCGACGCGCCACAGCGTCGCGGCGATGTGCCGCGTCAGTTCACCGGAGCGGGCGAGCTCCACGATGGTCGTGAAAATGCGCGATGGCGGCGGCACCAGCCGGCCATTGGAATAGCCGAGCCAGACCACAAGCTCCCAGCCAAGCGCGAGCGTCAGCGGCAGCAACAGCCCGAGCAGCGGCCGCGCATAGCGCGCGACGCGCGAGGGAGCGCGCACTGCGGCACTGTCGGCGTGTTCCACGGCTGGCGCGTCAAAGGTCATGGCCATAGCAAGCGCGTCTCTCGAGGGAATGCAAGGGAGCGCAACATCCTCAATCGTCGTCCCGGCGAAGGCCGGGACCCATAATCCCAGGGAGATGTTGTGGCACGAGCTAATGGTTGCCAGCCTTCGCCAAACCACTCCCTGGGATTATGGGTCCCGGGCTCGCTTCGCGCCCCGGGACGACGAGCGGAGTTTGTTGCGCCGGCCCGCCTCTTCCCGACAGAACTAATTCGTCGGCAGCGGGACCTGGTCGTCAATCAGGGCATCGAGCGTGGCCTTGACGTCGACTTTGGCGTCGACGACGCCGGCCTGCTGGAGCGCGAGGCCGGCGGCGAGGATCGACTCGCGCTGCGGCGCGCCGATGCGGCTGTGGGTGAGCTCGGTGCGCTCCTTGAGCTGCTTGTCGACGACCGCATCGGGCAGCTTCGTTACCGCGACGAAGGTCTTCTTCAGCTCGTCGTAATTGGCCAGCGAATACTTTCGCGCGTCCTCGTACACGGCGAGCACGCGGCGGACGATGTCCGGATAATCCTTCAAAAACTGCTCGCGCACATTGAGGATGCCCCAGGTGTTGGCGTCAGCCTTGCGGTAGAACAGCTTCGCGCCCTCCTCGACCTCGGCCTGCGCCATCATCGGATCGAGGCCGGCCCAGGCATCGACGTCGCCGCGGATCAGCGCGGTCTTGCCATCGGCATGCTGGAGCAGCACCGGCGTGATGTCCTTCTCCGACAGCCCCGCGCCTAACAGCGCGCGCACCAGGAAGATGTGCGGATCGGTGCCGCGCGTCACCGCGACGCGCTTGCCTTTGAGATCAGCAACATCAGCGATCTTGGAGTCTTTGCCCGTGACCAGCGCCGTCCATTCGGGGCGCGAATAGACGTAGATCGACTTGATCGGGTTGCCGTTGATCCTGGCGACCAGCGCCGCCGAGCCTGCGGTCGAGCCGAAATCGATCGAGCCGGCATTGAGGAATTCGAGCGCCTTGTTGGAGCCGGCCGACTGCACCCAGGTAATGCTGATGCCGTCCTTGGCGAATTCCTTCTCGATAAGCCCCTTCTGCTTCAGGACCAGCGACACAGGATTGTAGGTCGCCCAGTCGATGCGAAGCTCCTTCAGCGGCTCGGCCGCGCGCACCAAACCAGGGGTCAGCGCGAGCGCCACAGCGCCCGCCAGCAGAATGCGTCGTGAAAATCCGGTCATGCCCACCTCCTTACGAAACTTCATTGTTTTTCAATGAGTTATACCTAGAGGTCAACGAGAAAATCGCTGTCTTGAAACCAGGCCGACCGAGAACAAATTTGTCGAAAGCCGGCCTTTCCAAGCATGGAACGACTATTGCGAGAGAATGGCGGGTGACAGCGCCTGTCACCTCTTATATCCGGTGAAGCATGGACAGTGTCGCGCCCCAGCACAAGCAGGAGATGGATGATCGCTTCGACAGCGCGCGGGTTACCGCCGCAGTCGATGCGCTTGCTGCAAAGCATGAGGGGCGCGAGGACACGTTCCGCACGGCGATGGCGCAACTGCTCAAGACCGAGCTGATCGCAGCGCGCGCCGAAGCGCAGAGGATCCTGCTGAAAGACCGCCACGGAAGGCGTTGCGCCGAGCGGCTGTGCCATGTGCAGGACGAGATCATCCGCATCCTCTATTCGGCCGCGACCCGCCATCTCTACCGCTCGCCGATCCCGACCGGCGCCGAACGGATGGCCGTGGTGGCGACCGGCGGCTATGGCCGCGGCCTGATGGCACCGGAATCCGACATCGATCTCTTGTTCATCCTGCCCTACAAGCAGACCGCCTGGGGTGAGCAGGTCGCCGAAGCCATCCTGTATTGCCTCTGGGACATGGGCCTGAAGGTCGGTCACGCCACGCGCTCGGTCGATGAATCGATCCGGCAGGCACGCGGCGACATGACCATCCGCACCGCGATCCTGGAGACGCGCTTCCTCACCGGCGACCAGCCGCTCTATGACGAGCTGGTCGCGCGGTTCGACAAGGAAGTGGTGCAGGGCACGGCATCCGAATTCGTCACCGCAAAGCTCGCCGAGCGCGAGGAGCGGCATCGCCGCGGCGGCCAGTCGCGCTACCTGGTCGAGCCCAACGTCAAGGATGGCAAGGGCGGCCTGCGCGACCTGCACACGCTGTTCTGGATCGCGAAATACGTCTATCGCGTGCGCGACACCGACGAGCTCGCCGAGCGCGGCGTATTCGACGCGCAGGAGTACCGCACCTTCCGCCGCTGCGCCGACTTCCTCTGGTCGGTGCGCTGCAACTTGCATTTCTACTGCGGCCGCGCCGAGGAGCGTCTCTCCTTCGATCTCCAGCGCGAGATCGCGGTCCGCCTCGGCTACACCTCGCATCCCGGCATGCAGGACGTCGAGCGCTTCATGAAGCACTACTTCCTGGTCGCCAAGGAAGTCGGCAATCTCACCGCCATCCTGTGCGCGAAGCTGGAGGACCAGCAGGCCAAGCCCGCGCCGGTGCTGAGCCGGATGATGGCGCGCCTGCGGCCAAGCACCGTGAAGCGGCGCGTGCCCGACAGCGACGACTTCATCGTCGACAACAACCGCATCAACCTGGCTGCACCCGACGTGTTCAAGCACGATCCGGTCAACCTGATCCGCATCTTCCGCCTGGCGCAGAAGAACAACCTCGCCTTCCACCCCGACGCGATGCGCACCGTGACGCGCTCGCTCAACCTGATCAACGCGCAACTCCGCGAGAATCCCGAAGCCAACCGGCTGTTCATGGAGATCCTGACCTCCAACGACGCCGAGACCGTGCTGCGACGAATGAACGAGACCGGCGTACTCGGCCATTTCATCCGCGCCTTCGGCAAGATCGTCTCGATGATGCAGTTCAACATGTATCATCACTACACGGTCGACGAGCATCTGATCCGCTGCATCGGCTTCCTGCAGGACATCGAGCGCGGCGGCATCGAGGAGTTCACGCTCGCCAGCGACCTCATGCGCAAGACACGGCCCGAACACCGGTCGGTGATCTATATCGCGACGCTCCTGCACGACATCGCCAAGGGCCGGCCCGAGGATCACTCCATCGCGGGCGCCAAGGTGGCGCGGCGGCTCTGCCCGCGGCTCGGCTTCAGCCCGGCCGATACCGAGCTCGTGGCGTGGCTGATCGAGGAGCATCTGACGATGTCGACGGTCGCGCAGTCGCGCGACCTCTCCGACCGCAAGACGATCGAGAACTTTGCCGCCGTGGTGCAGTCGGTCGAGCAGATGAAGCTGCTCACGATCCTGACCACCGCCGATATCCGCGGCGTCGGCCCCGGCGTGTGGAACGGCTGGAAGGCGCAGCTCTTGCGCTCGCTCTATTACGAGACCGAGCCGGTGCTGACCGGCGGCTTCTCCGAAGTCGACCGCGGAAAACGCCTTGCCGCCGCGCAGGCCGAATTCCGCATTGCGTTTGCCGAATGGCCGAAGGAGGAGCTGGATGCCTATGTCGGCCGGCACTATCCGGCCTACTGGCTCAAGGTCGAGCTGCCGCGCAAGATGCGCCACGCCCGCTTCGTCCGCGCGAGCGAGCAGGCCGGCCACAAGCTCGCAATCAATGTCGGCTTCGACGAGGTGCGCGGCGTCACCGAGCTCACGATCTTCGCCGCCGACCATCCCTGGCTGCTGTCGATCATCGCGGGCGCCTGCGCGTCGGCCGGCGCCAACATCGTCGACGCCCAGATCTACACCACGACCGACGGCCGCGCGCTCGACACCATCTCGATCTCGCGCGAATACGACCGCGACGAGGACGAGGGCCGCCGCGCCACCCGCATCGGCGAGATGATCGAGGACGTGCTGGAAGGCAAGCTGCGGCTGCCCGAGGTGGTGGCCCGGCGCACCGTGCGCAGCAAGGCGCGCCCCTTCGTGATCGAGCCGGAAGTGATCATCAACAACCAGTGGTCCGACCGCTACACCGTGATCGAGGTCTCCGGCCTCGACCGCCCGGGACTGCTCTACGAGTTGACCACCGCGATCTCCAAGCTGAACCTCAACATCGCCTCCGCGCATGTTGCGACCTTCGGCGAGCGCGCGCGCGACGTGTTCTACGTCACCGATCTCCTCGGCGCCCAGATCAACGCGCCGACGCGACAGGCGGCGATCAAGAGCGCCTTGACCCATGTGATGGCGGGCGAGAAGACGGTTCAGCCGGCAGCGTGAGGTGGCGCGCCCCGACTCTCTTCTTTCGTCATTCCGGGGCGCGTGCAGCGCGAGCCCGGAAGGACGAAGCGAAAGTGCGGCGCGCGTGACCGCTAAACTTCGACCCCCTCATGCCTCAGCAGCCAGCGCTTGCGCTCGAGGCCGCCACCGTATTTCACCAGCGAGCCGTCAGCGCCGATCAGGCGGTGACAGGGCAGCACCACGCTGATCGGATTGGAGCCGTTGGCATGACCGACGGCGCGCACCGCCCTGGGCATGTCGAGCTTTGCGGCCAGCGCGCCATAGCTCAGCGTAGTGCCTGAGGGAATCGTTGCGAGCGCCGTCCAGACCTTGCGCTGGAACGGCGTGCCGGCGACACGCCATTTGATCGACTTGAGCTTCGCAAGATCGCCCTCGAAATAGCCTGATAGCGCCGATCGCATGTCGGCCGGCGCGCGCTGCGCGCGCAAATCCACCGCGCCATAGTGCAGACGCAACAGCTCGCGCATACGGCGATCGTAGTCCTCCCAATCGAGCGCGCGCAGGACGCCGTCGGCATCGACGACGAGCAATGCGGTCCCGATCGGCGTCGTCAGATGATCGAGGCCAAATCGCTCGGGTGGATTTGTTGATGACGTGGACATTCTGGGCTCATCACATCGCGGGACTGTCGCACTTGTCATGCGAAGCATGTTAGCGTCCACCCGAATCCTGATCCACTTTTGGGGGCACAATTGATCTGGATCGCCAATCTCCTGGTCGCGCTGGTCGCGGCCCTGCACGTCTTCTTCCTGGTCCTGGAGATGTTCCTCTGGACCAAGCCGCTCGGCCTCAAGGTCTTTCGTCAAACGTTCGACAAGGCCGTGAGCTCCGCGGTGCTGGCCGCCAATCAAGGGCTCTACAACGGCTTCCTCGCCGCCGGCCTGATCTGGGGCCTGGTGCAGGGCACACCGGCCTTCGCCGTCCAGATCAAGGTATTCTTCCTCGTCTGCGTGATCGTTGCCGGCGTCTTCGGCGCTGCCACCGTCAGCAGTCGCATCCTGCTCGTGCAGGCGCTGCCCGCCGCGATTGCTCTGATCGCGCTGTATCTCGCCTAAACCGCTCCGGTGCGCCATCGCGATCCTTGCGTGGCGCAGAACCTTCCGCCACAATTCCCGACAGCGATGGCGGCCGCTCAAAACGGGCGCAATCAGACCATCGGCAGATAATTCCGTCAGGAGGAAGATTCCGGATGAACAATCGTCTAGCTCATTTGGCCGCCACCGCGGCCTTCGCCCTTGCGCTCGCGGCTTCCCCAGCGCTCGCGCAGAAGAAATACGACACCGGCGCGACCGACACCGAGATCAAGATCGGCCAGACCGTGCCGTTCTCCGGGCCCTATTCCGTCTATGCCAATATCGGCAAGACGCAGGCCGCCTACTTCAAGATGATCAACGATCAGGGTGGCATCAACGGTCGCAAGATCAACCTGATCCAGTATGATGACGCCTATTCGCCGCCGAAGACGGTCGAGCAGGTGCGCAAGCTGGTCGAAGGCGACGAGGTGCTGTTCACGTTCCAGATCATCGGCACCGCAGCCAATGCCGCCGTGCAGAAATATCTCAACGGCAAGAAGGTGCCGCAGCTGCTCGCCTCGACCGGCGCGGCACGCTTCAACGATCCGAAGAACTATCCCTGGACCATCGCCTATAATCCTAACTACGTGTCCGAGGGGCGCATCTACGCAAAATACATTCTCGAAAATCACCCCAATGCCAAGGTCGGCGTGCTCTACCAGAATGACGACATGGGCCGCGACTATCTCGCCGGCCTGAAGAGCGGCCTCGGCGACAAGGCCGCCAGCATGATCGTCGGCGAGGTGTCCTACGAGGTCACCGATCCCACGGTCGACTCGCAGGTGGTCAAGCTGAAGTCGATGGGCACAGACGTGTTCTTCGACGCCTCGACGCCGAAATTCGCGGCACAGGCCATCAAGAAGCTGGCCGACCTCGGCTGGACGCCGGTGCACATCGTCGACATCAATGCGAGCCCGATCTCGGCGACGCTGAAACCCGCGGGCCTCGACATCTCCAAGGGCATCATCTCGACCCAGTATGGCAAGGAGCCCGGCGATCCGCAGTGGAAGGACGATCCCGGCGTGAAGGCCTTCTTCGCCTTCATGGACAAGTATTTCCCGGAAGGCGACAAGCTCAACACCGTCAACACCTATGCCTATTCGGTGGCCGAGTTGCTGACGCAGGTGCTGAAGCAGTGCGGCGACGATCTGACGCGCGAGAACGTCATGAAGCAGGTCGCCAGCATCAAGGACTTTACCCCGAGCTTCGCGCTGCCCGGCATCAAGATCAACACGGGACCGAACGACTTCCGCGTCAACAAGCAGATGCAGATGATGAAGTTCAACGGCGAGCGCTGGGAGCTGTTCGGCCCGATCATGGAGGACACCGGACCGTCGGGTTAGTCTCG
This region of Bradyrhizobium sp. CCGUVB1N3 genomic DNA includes:
- a CDS encoding OsmC family protein, encoding MDAAELRQMQAPIKERYKTDPKAALITLKAKGSTDSDGIACKVETGRALAVAGLHPATGGSGLELCSGDMLLEALVACAGVTLKSVATAIDVPLKTGNVYAEGDLDFRGTLGVDKETPVGFAEIRLRFEIDTDAPQDKLDLLLKLTERYCVVYQTIKNGPKVSVSMQRM
- a CDS encoding ABC transporter ATP-binding protein encodes the protein MLALERVSKTYPNGVEALARFSAAIKQGEIVAIIGGSGCGKSTLLRAIAGLDRASTGAVTLDNETITAPHAKIGIIFQEPRLLPWLSVAGNIGFGLADLPAGERREKVARALDRVGLADKAEAWPRELSGGQAQRVAIARALVPQPEVLLLDEPFSALDAFTRRDLQDHLLDLWADTRPTLILVTHDVDEAVVLADRVLVMRPRPGRLFDQIEINLARPRDRNSPLFDSFKRNVLTSLDRSLDRNVPDRDATQGPGQAMWW
- a CDS encoding ABC transporter permease, with the protein product MTFDAPAVEHADSAAVRAPSRVARYARPLLGLLLPLTLALGWELVVWLGYSNGRLVPPPSRIFTTIVELARSGELTRHIAATLWRVGLGFALGVVAGTLLGAVSGYWALARRLLDPTIQALRAIPSLAWVPLFILWLGIFETSKIVLIAVGVFFPVYLGVMGAILSVDRKIVEVGRVFRLPGPAMIRRILLPAVLPAYVVSLRVGLGLGWMFVVAAELIGASEGLGYLLLDGQQLGKPAQILAAIVIFAILGKLTDWLIEIATAPLLRWQDAFGRERGGA
- a CDS encoding aliphatic sulfonate ABC transporter substrate-binding protein produces the protein MTGFSRRILLAGAVALALTPGLVRAAEPLKELRIDWATYNPVSLVLKQKGLIEKEFAKDGISITWVQSAGSNKALEFLNAGSIDFGSTAGSAALVARINGNPIKSIYVYSRPEWTALVTGKDSKIADVADLKGKRVAVTRGTDPHIFLVRALLGAGLSEKDITPVLLQHADGKTALIRGDVDAWAGLDPMMAQAEVEEGAKLFYRKADANTWGILNVREQFLKDYPDIVRRVLAVYEDARKYSLANYDELKKTFVAVTKLPDAVVDKQLKERTELTHSRIGAPQRESILAAGLALQQAGVVDAKVDVKATLDALIDDQVPLPTN
- a CDS encoding [protein-PII] uridylyltransferase, with protein sequence MDSVAPQHKQEMDDRFDSARVTAAVDALAAKHEGREDTFRTAMAQLLKTELIAARAEAQRILLKDRHGRRCAERLCHVQDEIIRILYSAATRHLYRSPIPTGAERMAVVATGGYGRGLMAPESDIDLLFILPYKQTAWGEQVAEAILYCLWDMGLKVGHATRSVDESIRQARGDMTIRTAILETRFLTGDQPLYDELVARFDKEVVQGTASEFVTAKLAEREERHRRGGQSRYLVEPNVKDGKGGLRDLHTLFWIAKYVYRVRDTDELAERGVFDAQEYRTFRRCADFLWSVRCNLHFYCGRAEERLSFDLQREIAVRLGYTSHPGMQDVERFMKHYFLVAKEVGNLTAILCAKLEDQQAKPAPVLSRMMARLRPSTVKRRVPDSDDFIVDNNRINLAAPDVFKHDPVNLIRIFRLAQKNNLAFHPDAMRTVTRSLNLINAQLRENPEANRLFMEILTSNDAETVLRRMNETGVLGHFIRAFGKIVSMMQFNMYHHYTVDEHLIRCIGFLQDIERGGIEEFTLASDLMRKTRPEHRSVIYIATLLHDIAKGRPEDHSIAGAKVARRLCPRLGFSPADTELVAWLIEEHLTMSTVAQSRDLSDRKTIENFAAVVQSVEQMKLLTILTTADIRGVGPGVWNGWKAQLLRSLYYETEPVLTGGFSEVDRGKRLAAAQAEFRIAFAEWPKEELDAYVGRHYPAYWLKVELPRKMRHARFVRASEQAGHKLAINVGFDEVRGVTELTIFAADHPWLLSIIAGACASAGANIVDAQIYTTTDGRALDTISISREYDRDEDEGRRATRIGEMIEDVLEGKLRLPEVVARRTVRSKARPFVIEPEVIINNQWSDRYTVIEVSGLDRPGLLYELTTAISKLNLNIASAHVATFGERARDVFYVTDLLGAQINAPTRQAAIKSALTHVMAGEKTVQPAA
- a CDS encoding methylated-DNA--[protein]-cysteine S-methyltransferase; this translates as MSTSSTNPPERFGLDHLTTPIGTALLVVDADGVLRALDWEDYDRRMRELLRLHYGAVDLRAQRAPADMRSALSGYFEGDLAKLKSIKWRVAGTPFQRKVWTALATIPSGTTLSYGALAAKLDMPRAVRAVGHANGSNPISVVLPCHRLIGADGSLVKYGGGLERKRWLLRHEGVEV
- a CDS encoding DUF1304 domain-containing protein, which gives rise to MIWIANLLVALVAALHVFFLVLEMFLWTKPLGLKVFRQTFDKAVSSAVLAANQGLYNGFLAAGLIWGLVQGTPAFAVQIKVFFLVCVIVAGVFGAATVSSRILLVQALPAAIALIALYLA
- a CDS encoding ABC transporter substrate-binding protein; this translates as MNNRLAHLAATAAFALALAASPALAQKKYDTGATDTEIKIGQTVPFSGPYSVYANIGKTQAAYFKMINDQGGINGRKINLIQYDDAYSPPKTVEQVRKLVEGDEVLFTFQIIGTAANAAVQKYLNGKKVPQLLASTGAARFNDPKNYPWTIAYNPNYVSEGRIYAKYILENHPNAKVGVLYQNDDMGRDYLAGLKSGLGDKAASMIVGEVSYEVTDPTVDSQVVKLKSMGTDVFFDASTPKFAAQAIKKLADLGWTPVHIVDINASPISATLKPAGLDISKGIISTQYGKEPGDPQWKDDPGVKAFFAFMDKYFPEGDKLNTVNTYAYSVAELLTQVLKQCGDDLTRENVMKQVASIKDFTPSFALPGIKINTGPNDFRVNKQMQMMKFNGERWELFGPIMEDTGPSG